In Acinetobacter sp. TGL-Y2, a genomic segment contains:
- a CDS encoding ESPR-type extended signal peptide-containing protein, with amino-acid sequence MNKIYKVIWNAALGTWVAVSELAKGKTKSSKIKAIVGTATIGLMVTFSSGVGAAYTAGGGTTPLFGAGSSGIAIGNGNVGSATVGANGGEAIAIGATTRANGFQSTVIGNDITGNGDQSVIIGSNYNVNITTSTGLGGVAVGSGLTTTLKSPMANGIGSVAIGSSGDGTTSSNSLNGAVATGNHALALMAGSISSATDSIAIGTNAGAISNNSIALGANADAGRSGGILDVNATAIGKDTKAYAYSIALGTGANADNAGYLRTDGGIAIGNDATVGTIQSGIAVGNSANASLNNSVALGNNSKTIAMSKAAYLTNQATSAAVGVVSVGSDTQKRRIQNLADGAEDSDAVTIAQLKDVNNRAVGNTTALGGGAAYDPATDTYIAPKYNVTTNPSAATKTGDVNTVAAALIGLDTAINQPITFAGNSGTSAQKLGSALNIKGGATAASSNANVKTVVTNDNVDIQIVDAPTFAGTVTSTGLQVNGNSTVTGTQTVTGMSNLNGGANLNNQKITGLQDGTVASGSKEAVNGGQLFTTNTNVSTAQTTANNALANAATADGKAVAAQNTANTANTTANTANTTANSALTEAQKGLNFTVNGTAPADKVGLGETVNFANGTNTTAVYDPATNTYKYNVVDAPTFAGTVTSTGLQVNGNSTVTGTQTVTGMSNLNGGANLNNQKITGLQDGTVASGSKEAVNGGQLFTTNTNVSTAQTTANNALANAATADGKAVAAQNTANTANTTANTANTTANSALTEAQKGLNFTVNGTAPADKVGLGETVNFANGTNTTAVYDPATNTYKYNVVDAPTFAGTVTSTGLQVNGNSTVTGTQTVTGMSNLNGGANLNNQKITGLQDGTVASGSKEAVNGGQLFTTNTNVSTAQTTANNALANAATADGKAVAAQNTANTANTTANSALTEAQKGLNFTVNGTAPADKVGLGETVNFANGTNTTAVYDPATNTYKYNVVDAPTFAGTVTSTGLQVNGNSTVTGTQTVTGMSNLNGGANLNNQKITGLQDGTVASGSKEAVNGGQLFTTNTNVSTAQTTANNALANAATADGKAVAAQNTANTANTTANTANTTANSALTEAQKGLNFTVNGTAPADKVGLGETVNFANGTNTTAVYDPATNTYKYNVIDAPVFAGQVKANGFDASGQTISNVASGGSTVTNAANIGDVQAAAVASKTTVVQGKNTTVTKTTDPTTGSDSYTIDADSASVTTSSGTLAVSKGTKDSNGNTAYDLDLSTATKNQIQQGVTASTDIATKGLTFNGDSGTTGIKKLGDAVAITGDTNIVTAATVDGVAVSLNRNLDLDSVTAGNTVINGAGVTTDKVTVGNVTVDSSTNKISGLEAGTAGKDAVNKDQLDSVQAGATQNTDALGNSTAANLGGGATYDSSTGALSAPSYITNDPTTGTANTASNVGDALDSLNTAVNKPLTFKDAASGSSINPLGSELAIVGDSNITTTVSQGQAAIALNKDISLDSVTAGNTVINGAGVTTDKVTVGNVTVDSSTNKISGLEAGTAGKDAVNKDQLDSVQAGATQNTDALGNSTAANLGGGATYDSSTGALSAPSYITNDPTTGTANTASNVGDALDSLNTAVNKPLTFKDAASGSSTNPLGSELAIVGDSNITTTVSQGQAAIALNKDISLDSVTAGNTVINGAGVTTDKVTVGNVTVDSSTNKISGLEAGTAGKDAVNKDQLDSVQAGATQNTDALGNSTAANLGGGATYDSSTGALSAPSYITNDPTTGTANTASNVGDALDSLNTAVNKPLTFKDAASGSSINPLGSELAIVGDSNITTTVSQGQAAIALNKDISLDSVTAGDSLLNTDGLTIVGGPSITKTGIDAAGNTISNVKDGVAGKDAVNKDQLDSVQAGATQNTDALGNSTAANLGGGATYDSSTGALSAPSYITNDPTTGAANTASNVGDALDSLNTAVNKPLTFKDAASGSSTNPLGSELAIVGDSNITTTVSQGQAAIALNKDISLDSVTAGNTVINGAGVTTDKVTVGNVTVDSSTNKISGLEAGTAGKDAVNKDQLDSVQAGATQNTDALGNSTAANLGGGATYDSSTGALSAPSYITNDPTTGTANTASNVGDALDSLNTAVNKPLTFKDAASGSSINPLGSELAIVGDSNITTTVSQGQAAIALNKDISLDSVTAGNTVINGAGVTTDKVTVGNVTVDSSTNKISGLEAGTAGKDAVNKDQLDSVQAGATQNTDALGNSTAANLGGGATYDSSTGALSAPSYITNDPTTGTANTASNVGDALDSLNTAVNKPLTFKDAASGSSINPLGSELAIVGDSNITTTVSQGQAVIALNKDISLDSVTAGNTVINGAGVTTDKVTVGNVTVDSSTNKISGLEAGTAGKDAVNKDQLDSVQAGATQNTDALGNSTAANLGGGATYDSSTGALSAPSYITNDPTTGTANTASNVGDALDSLNTAVNKPLTFKDAASGSSINPLGSELAIVGDSNITTTVSQGQAAIALNKDISLDSVTAGDSLLNTDGLTIVGGPSITKTGIDAAGNTISNVKDGVAGKDAVNKDQLDSVQAGATQNTDALGNSTAANLGGGATYDSSTGALSAPSYITNDPTTGTANTASNVGDALDSLNTAVNKPLTFKDAASGSSTNPLGSELAIVGDSNITTTVSQGQAAIALNKDISLDSVTAGNTVINGAGVTTDKVTVGNVTVDSSTNKISGLEAGTAGKDAVNKDQLDSVQAGATQNTDALGNSTAANLGGGATYDSSTGALSAPSYITNDPTTGTANTASNVGDALDSLNTAVNKPLTFKDAASGSSTNPLGSELAIVGDSNITTTVSQGQAAIALNKDISLDSVTAGDSLLNTDGLTIVGGPSITKTGIDAAGNTISNVKDGVAGKDAVNKDQLDSVQAGATQNTDALGNSTAANLGGGATYDSSTGALSAPSYITNDPTTGAANTASNVGDALDSLNTAVNKPLTFKDAASGSSTNPLGSELAIVGDSNITTTVSQGQAAIALNKDISLDSVTAGNTVINGAGVTTDKVTVGNVTVDSSTNKISGLEAGTAGKDAVNKDQLDSVQAGATQNTDALGNSTAANLGGGATYDSSTGALSAPSYITNDPTTGTANTASNVGDALDSLNTAVNKPLTFKDAASGSSINPLGSELAIVGDSNITTTVSQGQAAIALNKDISLDSVTAGNTVINGAGVTTDKVTVGNVTVDSSTNKISGLEAGTAGKDAVNKDQLDSVQAGATQNTDALGNSTAANLGGGATYDSSTGALSAPSYITNDPTTGTANTASNVGDALDSLNTAVNKPLTFKDAASGSSINPLGSELAIVGDSNITTTVSQGQAVIALNKDISLDSVTAGNTVINGAGVTTDKVTVGNVTVDSSTNKISGLEAGTAGKDAVNKDQLDSVQAGATQNTDALGNSTAANLGGGATYDSSTGALSAPSYITNDPTTGTANTASNVGDALDSLNTAVNKPLTFKDAASGSSINPLGSELAIVGDSNITTTVSQGQAAIALNKDISLDSVTAGDSLLNTDGLTIVGGPSITKTGIDAAGNTISNVKDGVAGKDAVNKDQLDSVQAGATQNTDALGNSTAANLGGGATYDSSTGALSAPSYITNDPTTGTANTASNVGDALDSLNTAVNKPLTFKDAASGSSINPLGSELAIVGDSNITTTVSQGQAVIALNKDISLDSVTAGNTVINGAGVTTDKVTVGNVTVDSSTNKISGLEAGTAGKDAVNKDQLDSVQAGATQNTDALGNSTAANLGGGATYDSSTGALSAPSYITNDPTTGTANTASNVGDALDSLNTAVNKPLTFKDAASGSSTNPLGSELAIVGDSNITTTVSQGQAAIALNKDISLDSVTAGNTVINGLE; translated from the coding sequence GGTTCTGCTACTGTTGGTGCAAATGGGGGAGAAGCAATTGCAATAGGTGCAACTACACGTGCAAATGGATTTCAGTCGACAGTTATTGGTAATGATATTACAGGTAATGGTGATCAATCTGTAATTATTGGTTCAAATTACAATGTGAATATCACGACTTCCACGGGGCTAGGTGGTGTTGCAGTGGGGAGTGGTTTAACTACTACCTTAAAGAGTCCTATGGCTAATGGTATAGGTTCTGTAGCGATTGGTTCGAGTGGTGATGGTACTACGAGTAGTAATAGCTTAAATGGTGCTGTGGCTACAGGAAACCATGCATTGGCGTTGATGGCGGGATCAATTTCTAGTGCAACTGATTCAATTGCAATTGGAACGAATGCCGGTGCTATTTCTAATAACAGCATTGCACTTGGAGCAAATGCTGATGCAGGTCGGTCAGGTGGAATCTTGGATGTTAATGCAACAGCGATAGGTAAAGATACAAAAGCGTATGCGTATAGTATTGCACTAGGTACTGGAGCAAACGCTGATAATGCTGGATATTTACGTACAGATGGCGGTATTGCAATTGGTAATGATGCAACAGTTGGTACTATCCAAAGCGGCATAGCAGTTGGTAATAGTGCAAACGCGAGTTTAAATAATTCAGTTGCGTTAGGAAATAACTCAAAAACAATAGCGATGTCAAAAGCGGCATATCTAACAAATCAGGCAACATCGGCTGCTGTAGGCGTAGTTTCTGTGGGTTCTGACACGCAAAAACGTCGTATTCAAAATTTAGCAGATGGTGCTGAAGACTCAGATGCCGTGACTATTGCACAATTAAAAGATGTAAATAATCGAGCGGTTGGAAATACGACTGCATTAGGTGGAGGAGCAGCTTATGATCCTGCAACAGATACGTATATTGCACCTAAATATAATGTAACCACGAATCCATCAGCGGCTACAAAAACAGGTGATGTAAATACAGTTGCAGCTGCTTTAATTGGTTTGGATACAGCAATTAACCAACCGATAACCTTTGCTGGAAATTCAGGTACAAGTGCGCAGAAACTAGGATCGGCATTAAATATTAAGGGTGGGGCTACAGCGGCTAGTTCAAATGCAAATGTTAAAACAGTTGTGACGAACGATAATGTTGATATTCAAATTGTTGATGCGCCTACATTTGCAGGAACAGTGACATCTACAGGTTTGCAAGTAAATGGCAACAGTACTGTTACTGGTACTCAGACAGTTACAGGCATGAGTAATTTAAATGGTGGGGCGAATTTAAATAATCAAAAAATTACAGGTCTTCAGGATGGGACAGTTGCATCGGGGTCAAAAGAAGCAGTAAATGGTGGTCAGTTATTTACAACGAATACAAATGTAAGTACGGCACAAACGACAGCAAATAATGCCCTAGCGAATGCTGCGACAGCAGATGGCAAAGCGGTAGCAGCACAAAATACAGCGAATACAGCAAATACTACAGCAAATACAGCAAATACCACAGCAAATAGTGCACTAACTGAAGCACAAAAAGGTTTAAATTTTACTGTAAATGGTACAGCGCCAGCAGATAAAGTTGGACTTGGAGAAACTGTTAATTTTGCAAATGGCACAAATACCACAGCTGTTTATGATCCAGCGACAAACACTTATAAATATAATGTGGTTGATGCGCCTACATTTGCAGGAACAGTGACATCTACAGGTTTGCAAGTAAATGGCAACAGTACTGTTACTGGTACTCAGACAGTTACAGGCATGAGTAATTTAAATGGTGGGGCGAATTTAAATAATCAAAAAATTACAGGTCTTCAGGATGGGACAGTTGCATCGGGGTCAAAAGAAGCAGTAAATGGTGGTCAGTTATTTACAACGAATACAAATGTAAGTACGGCACAAACGACAGCAAATAATGCCCTAGCGAATGCTGCGACAGCAGATGGCAAAGCGGTAGCAGCACAAAATACAGCGAATACAGCAAATACTACAGCAAATACAGCAAATACCACAGCAAATAGTGCACTAACTGAAGCACAAAAAGGTTTAAATTTTACTGTAAATGGTACAGCGCCAGCAGATAAAGTTGGACTTGGAGAAACTGTTAATTTTGCAAATGGCACAAATACCACAGCTGTTTATGATCCAGCGACAAACACTTATAAATATAATGTGGTTGATGCGCCTACATTTGCAGGAACAGTGACATCTACAGGTTTGCAAGTAAATGGCAACAGTACTGTTACTGGTACTCAGACAGTTACAGGCATGAGTAATTTAAATGGTGGGGCGAATTTAAATAATCAAAAAATTACAGGTCTTCAGGATGGGACAGTTGCATCGGGGTCAAAAGAAGCAGTAAATGGTGGTCAGTTATTTACAACGAATACAAATGTAAGTACGGCACAAACGACAGCAAATAATGCCCTAGCGAATGCTGCGACAGCAGATGGCAAAGCGGTAGCAGCACAAAATACAGCGAATACAGCAAATACCACAGCAAATAGTGCACTAACTGAAGCACAAAAAGGTTTAAATTTTACTGTAAATGGTACAGCGCCAGCAGATAAAGTTGGACTTGGAGAAACGGTTAACTTTGCAAATGGCACAAATACCACAGCTGTTTATGATCCAGCGACAAACACTTATAAATATAATGTGGTTGATGCGCCTACATTTGCAGGAACAGTGACATCTACAGGTTTGCAAGTAAATGGCAACAGTACTGTTACTGGTACTCAGACAGTTACAGGCATGAGTAATTTAAATGGTGGGGCGAATTTAAATAATCAAAAAATTACAGGTCTTCAGGATGGGACAGTTGCATCGGGGTCAAAAGAAGCAGTAAATGGTGGTCAGTTATTTACAACGAATACAAATGTAAGTACGGCACAAACGACAGCAAATAATGCCCTAGCGAATGCTGCGACAGCAGATGGCAAAGCGGTAGCAGCACAAAATACAGCGAATACAGCAAATACTACAGCAAATACAGCAAATACCACAGCAAATAGTGCACTAACTGAAGCACAAAAAGGTTTAAATTTTACTGTAAATGGTACAGCGCCAGCAGATAAAGTTGGACTTGGAGAAACGGTTAACTTTGCAAATGGTACAAATACCACAGCTGTTTATGATCCAGCGACAAACACTTATAAATATAATGTCATCGATGCACCTGTTTTCGCTGGACAAGTAAAAGCCAATGGTTTTGATGCTAGTGGTCAGACCATCAGCAACGTAGCTAGTGGTGGTTCGACTGTGACGAATGCAGCAAATATAGGCGATGTGCAAGCGGCGGCGGTAGCTTCGAAAACTACCGTTGTACAAGGCAAAAATACGACCGTTACCAAAACAACAGATCCAACAACGGGAAGTGATAGCTATACCATTGATGCTGACTCAGCGAGTGTGACCACGAGCTCAGGTACACTTGCAGTAAGCAAAGGAACAAAAGATAGTAATGGCAATACTGCTTATGATCTAGACCTTTCGACGGCAACCAAAAATCAAATTCAACAAGGCGTGACAGCGAGTACAGACATTGCGACCAAAGGTCTGACTTTTAATGGAGACAGTGGTACGACTGGCATTAAAAAGTTGGGTGATGCGGTTGCGATCACTGGTGATACAAACATTGTAACAGCTGCAACGGTTGATGGCGTAGCAGTAAGCTTAAACCGTAACTTGGATCTAGACAGCGTGACTGCAGGCAATACCGTCATCAATGGGGCTGGAGTGACAACAGATAAAGTCACTGTAGGCAATGTGACGGTTGACAGCAGTACCAATAAAATCAGCGGATTAGAAGCAGGCACAGCGGGCAAAGATGCGGTCAACAAAGACCAATTGGACAGCGTCCAAGCGGGTGCAACACAAAACACCGATGCCTTGGGCAACAGCACGGCTGCGAACTTAGGCGGTGGTGCGACATACGACTCAAGCACAGGTGCGCTCAGTGCACCAAGCTACATCACCAATGATCCAACCACAGGTACTGCGAACACGGCGAGCAATGTTGGCGATGCGCTGGACAGCTTAAACACAGCGGTGAACAAACCACTGACCTTTAAAGATGCAGCGAGCGGTAGTTCGATCAATCCACTGGGCAGCGAATTGGCGATCGTGGGGGACAGCAACATCACCACCACCGTGAGCCAAGGCCAAGCAGCGATTGCACTGAACAAAGACATCAGTTTAGACAGCGTGACTGCAGGCAATACCGTCATCAATGGGGCTGGAGTGACAACAGATAAAGTCACTGTAGGCAATGTGACGGTTGACAGCAGTACCAATAAAATCAGCGGATTAGAAGCAGGCACAGCGGGCAAAGATGCGGTCAACAAAGACCAATTGGACAGCGTACAAGCGGGTGCAACACAAAACACCGATGCCTTGGGCAACAGCACGGCTGCGAACTTAGGCGGTGGTGCGACATACGACTCAAGCACAGGTGCGCTCAGTGCACCAAGCTACATCACCAACGATCCAACCACAGGTACTGCGAACACGGCGAGCAATGTTGGCGATGCGCTGGACAGCTTAAACACAGCGGTGAACAAACCACTGACCTTTAAAGATGCAGCGAGCGGTAGTTCAACCAATCCACTGGGCAGCGAATTGGCGATTGTGGGGGACAGCAACATCACCACCACCGTGAGCCAGGGCCAAGCAGCAATTGCACTGAACAAAGACATCAGTTTAGACAGCGTGACTGCAGGCAATACCGTCATCAATGGGGCTGGAGTGACAACAGATAAAGTCACTGTAGGCAATGTGACGGTTGACAGCAGTACCAATAAAATCAGCGGATTAGAAGCAGGCACAGCGGGCAAAGATGCGGTCAACAAAGACCAATTGGACAGCGTACAAGCGGGTGCAACACAAAACACCGATGCCTTGGGCAACAGCACCGCAGCCAACTTAGGCGGTGGTGCGACATACGACTCAAGCACAGGTGCGCTCAGTGCACCAAGCTACATCACCAACGATCCAACCACAGGTACTGCGAACACGGCGAGCAATGTTGGCGATGCGCTGGACAGCTTAAACACAGCGGTGAACAAACCACTGACCTTTAAAGATGCAGCGAGCGGTAGTTCGATCAATCCACTGGGCAGCGAATTGGCGATTGTGGGGGACAGCAACATCACCACCACCGTGAGCCAGGGCCAAGCAGCAATTGCACTGAACAAAGACATCAGTTTAGACAGCGTGACTGCAGGCGATAGCCTTCTCAATACCGATGGCTTAACGATTGTGGGTGGACCAAGCATTACCAAAACGGGCATTGATGCGGCAGGCAACACCATTAGCAATGTCAAAGATGGTGTGGCGGGCAAAGATGCGGTCAACAAAGACCAATTGGATAGCGTACAAGCGGGTGCAACACAAAACACCGATGCCTTGGGCAACAGCACCGCAGCCAACTTAGGCGGTGGTGCGACATACGACTCAAGCACAGGTGCGCTCAGTGCACCAAGCTACATCACCAACGATCCAACCACAGGTGCTGCGAACACGGCGAGCAATGTTGGCGATGCGCTGGACAGCTTAAACACAGCGGTGAACAAACCACTGACCTTCAAAGATGCAGCGAGCGGCAGTTCAACCAATCCACTGGGCAGCGAATTGGCGATTGTGGGGGACAGCAACATCACCACCACCGTGAGCCAGGGCCAAGCAGCAATTGCACTGAACAAAGACATCAGTTTAGACAGCGTGACTGCAGGCAATACCGTCATCAATGGGGCTGGAGTGACAACAGATAAAGTCACTGTAGGCAATGTGACGGTTGACAGCAGTACCAATAAAATCAGCGGATTAGAAGCAGGCACAGCGGGCAAAGATGCGGTCAACAAAGACCAATTGGATAGCGTACAAGCGGGTGCAACACAAAACACCGATGCCTTGGGCAACAGCACCGCAGCCAACTTAGGCGGTGGTGCGACATACGACTCAAGCACAGGTGCGCTCAGTGCACCAAGCTACATCACCAACGATCCAACCACAGGTACTGCGAACACGGCGAGCAATGTTGGCGATGCGCTGGACAGCTTAAACACAGCGGTGAACAAACCACTGACCTTTAAAGATGCAGCGAGCGGTAGTTCGATCAATCCACTGGGCAGCGAATTGGCGATCGTGGGGGACAGCAACATCACCACCACCGTGAGCCAAGGCCAAGCAGCGATTGCACTGAACAAAGACATCAGTTTAGACAGCGTGACTGCAGGCAATACCGTCATCAATGGGGCTGGAGTGACAACAGATAAAGTCACTGTAGGCAATGTGACGGTTGACAGCAGTACCAATAAAATCAGCGGATTAGAAGCAGGCACAGCGGGCAAAGATGCGGTCAACAAAGACCAATTGGACAGCGTACAAGCGGGTGCAACACAAAACACCGATGCCTTGGGCAACAGCACCGCAGCCAACTTAGGCGGTGGTGCGACATACGACTCAAGCACAGGTGCGCTCAGTGCACCAAGCTACATCACCAACGATCCAACCACAGGTACTGCGAACACGGCGAGCAATGTTGGCGATGCGCTGGACAGCTTAAACACAGCGGTGAACAAACCACTGACCTTTAAAGATGCAGCGAGCGGTAGTTCGATCAATCCACTGGGCAGCGAATTGGCGATCGTGGGGGACAGCAACATCACCACCACCGTGAGCCAAGGCCAAGCAGTGATTGCACTGAACAAAGACATCAGTTTAGACAGCGTGACTGCAGGCAATACCGTCATCAATGGGGCTGGAGTGACAACAGATAAAGTCACTGTAGGCAATGTGACGGTTGACAGCAGTACCAATAAAATCAGCGGATTAGAAGCAGGCACAGCGGGCAAAGATGCGGTCAACAAAGACCAATTGGACAGCGTACAAGCGGGTGCAACACAAAACACCGATGCCTTGGGCAACAGCACGGCTGCGAACTTAGGCGGTGGTGCGACATACGACTCAAGCACAGGTGCGCTCAGTGCACCAAGCTACATCACCAACGATCCAACCACAGGTACTGCGAACACGGCGAGCAATGTTGGCGATGCGCTGGACAGCTTAAACACAGCGGTGAACAAACCACTGACCTTTAAAGATGCAGCGAGCGGTAGTTCGATCAATCCACTGGGCAGCGAATTGGCGATCGTGGGGGACAGCAACATCACCACCACCGTGAGCCAAGGCCAAGCAGCGATTGCACTGAACAAAGACATCAGTTTAGACAGCGTGACTGCAGGCGATAGCCTTCTCAATACCGATGGCTTAACGATTGTGGGTGGACCAAGCATTACCAAAACGGGCATTGATGCGGCAGGCAACACCATTAGCAATGTCAAAGATGGTGTGGCGGGCAAAGATGCGGTCAACAAAGACCAATTGGATAGCGTACAAGCGGGTGCAACACAAAACACCGATGCCTTGGGCAACAGCACGGCTGCGAACTTAGGCGGTGGTGCGACATACGACTCAAGCACAGGTGCGCTCAGTGCACCAAGCTACATCACCAACGATCCAACCACAGGTACTGCGAACACGGCGAGCAATGTTGGCGATGCGCTGGACAGCTTAAACACAGCGGTGAACAAACCACTGACCTTTAAAGATGCAGCGAGCGGTAGTTCAACCAATCCACTGGGCAGCGAATTGGCGATTGTGGGGGACAGCAACATCACCACCACCGTGAGCCAGGGCCAAGCAGCAATTGCACTGAACAAAGACATCAGTTTAGACAGCGTGACTGCAGGCAATACCGTCATCAATGGGGCTGGAGTGACAACAGATAAAGTCACTGTAGGCAATGTGACGGTTGACAGCAGTACCAATAAAATCAGCGGATTAGAAGCAGGCACAGCGGGCAAAGATGCGGTCAACAAAGACCAATTGGACAGCGTACAAGCGGGTGCAACACAAAACACCGATGCCTTGGGCAACAGCACGGCTGCGAACTTAGGCGGTGGTGCGACATACGACTCAAGCACAGGTGCGCTCAGTGCACCAAGCTACATCACCAACGATCCAACCACAGGTACTGCGAACACGGCGAGCAATGTTGGCGATGCGCTGGACAGCTTAAACACAGCGGTGAACAAACCACTGACCTTTAAAGATGCAGCGAGCGGTAGTTCAACCAATCCACTGGGCAGCGAATTGGCGATTGTGGGGGACAGCAACATCACCACCACCGTGAGCCAGGGCCAAGCAGCAATTGCACTGAACAAAGACATCAGTTTAGACAGCGTGACTGCAGGCGATAGCCTTCTCAATACCGATGGCTTAACGATTGTGGGTGGACCAAGCATTACCAAAACGGGCATTGATGCGGCAGGCAACACCATTAGCAATGTCAAAGATGGTGTGGCGGGCAAAGATGCGGTCAACAAAGACCAATTGGATAGCGTACAAGCGGGTGCAACACAAAACACCGATGCCTTGGGCAACAGCACCGCAGCCAACTTAGGCGGTGGTGCGACATACGACTCAAGCACAGGTGCGCTCAGTGCACCAAGCTACATCACCAACGATCCAACCACAGGTGCTGCGAACACGGCGAGCAATGTTGGCGATGCGCTGGACAGCTTAAACACAGCGGTGAACAAACCACTGACCTTCAAAGATGCAGCGAGCGGCAGTTCAACCAATCCACTGGGCAGCGAATTGGCGATTGTGGGGGACAGCAACATCACCACCACCGTGAGCCAGGGCCAAGCAGCAATTGCACTGAACAAAGACATCAGTTTAGACAGCGTGACTGCAGGCAATACCGTCATCAATGGGGCTGGAGTGACAACAGATAAAGTCACTGTAGGCAATGTGACGGTTGACAGCAGTACCAATAAAATCAGCGGATTAGAAGCAGGCACAGCGGGCAAAGATGCGGTCAACAAAGACCAATTGGATAGCGTACAAGCGGGTGCAACACAAAACACCGATGCCTTGGGCAACAGCACCGCAGCCAACTTAGGCGGTGGTGCGACATACGACTCAAGCACAGGTGCGCTCAGTGCACCAAGCTACATCACCAACGATCCAACCACAGGTACTGCGAACACGGCGAGCAATGTTGGCGATGCGCTGGACAGCTTAAACACAGCGGTGAACAAACCACTGACCTTTAAAGATGCAGCGAGCGGTAGTTCGATCAATCCACTGGGCAGCGAATTGGCGATCGTGGGGGACAGCAACATCACCACCACCGTGAGCCAAGGCCAAGCAGCGATTGCACTGAACAAAGACATCAGTTTAGACAGCGTGACTGCAGGCAATACCGTCATCAATGGGGCTGGAGTGACAACAGATAAAGTCACTGTAGGCAATGTGACGGTTGACAGCAGTACCAATAAAATCAGCGGATTAGAAGCAGGCACAGCGGGCAAAGATGCGGTCAACAAAGACCAATTGGACAGCGTACAAGCGGGTGCAACACAAAACACCGATGCCTTGGGCAACAGCACCGCAGCCAACTTAGGCGGTGGTGCGACATACGACTCAAGCACAGGTGCGCTCAGTGCACCAAGCTACATCACCAACGATCCAACCACAGGTACTGCGAACACGGCGAGCAATGTTGGCGATGCGCTGGACAGCTTAAACACAGCGGTGAACAAACCACTGACCTTTAAAGATGCAGCGAGCGGTAGTTCGATCAATCCACTGGGCAGCGAATTGGCGATCGTGGGGGACAGCAACATCACCACCACCGTGAGCCAAGGCCAAGCAGTGATTGCACTGAACAAAGACATCAGTTTAGACAGCGTGACTGCAGGCAATACCGTCATCAATGGGGCTGGAGTGACAACAGATAAAGTCACTGTAGGCAATGTGACGGTTGACAGCAGTACCAATAAAATCAGCGGATTAGAAGCAGGCACAGCGGGCAAAGATGCGGTCAACAAAGACCAATTGGACAGCGTACAAGCGGGTGCAACACAAAACACCGATGCCTTGGGCAACAGCACGGCTGCGAACTTAGGCGGTGGTGCGACATACGACTCAAGCACAGGTGCGCTCAGTGCACCAAGCTACATCACCAACGATCCAACCACAGGTACTGCGAACACGGCGAGCAATGTTGGCGATGCGCTGGACAGCTTAAACACAGCGGTGAACAAACCACTGACCTTTAAAGATGCAGCGAGCGGTAGTTCGATCAATCCACTGGGCAGCGAATTGGCGATCGTGGGGGACAGCAACATCACCACCACCGTGAGCCAAGGCCAAGCAGCGATTGCACTGAACAAAGACATCAGTTTAGACAGCGTGACTGCAGGCGATAGCCTTCTCAATACCGATGGCTTAACGATTGTGGGTGGACCAAGCATTACCAAAACGGGCATTGATGCGGCAGGCAACACCATTAGCAATGTCAAAGATGGTGTGGCGGGCAAAGATGCGGTCAACAAAGACCAATTGGATAGCGTACAAGCGGGTGCAACACAAAACACCGATGCCTTGGGCAACAGCACGGCTGCGAACTTAGGCGGTGGTGCGACATACGACTCAAGCACAGGTGCGCTCAGTGCACCAAGCTACATCACCAACGATCCAACCACAGGTACTGCGAACACGGCGAGCAATGTTGGCGATGCGCTGGACAGCTTAAACACAGCGGTGAACAAACCACTGACCTTTAAAGATGCAGCGAGCGGTAGTTCGATCAATCCACTGGGCAGCGAATTGGCGATCGTGGGGGACAGCAACATCACCACCACCGTGAGCCAAGGCCAAGCAGTGATTGCACTGAACAAAGACATCAGTTTAGACAGCGTGACTGCAGGCAATACCGTCATCAATGGGGCTGGAGTGACAACAGATAAAGTCACTGTAGGCAATGTGACGGTTGACAGCAGTACCAATAAAATCAGCGGATTAGAAGCAGGCACAGCGGGCAAAGATGCGGTCAACAAAGACCAATTGGACAGCGTACAAGCGGGTGCAACACAAAACACCGATGCCTTGGGCAACAGCACGGCTGCGAACTTAGGCGGTGGTGCGACATACGACTCAAGCACAGGTGCGCTCAGTGCACCAAGCTACATCACCAACGATCCAACCACAGGTACTGCGAACACGGCGAGCAATGTTGGCGATGCGCTGGACAGCTTAAACACAGCGGTGAACAAACCACTGACCTTTAAAGATGCAGCGAGCGGTAGTTCAACCAATCCACTGGGCAGCGAATTGGCGATTGTGGGGGACAGCAACATCACCACCACCGTGAGCCAGGGCCAAGCAGCAATTGCACTGAACAAAGACATCAGTTTAGACAGCGTGACTGCAGGCAATACCGTCATCAATGGGCTGGAGTGA